A part of Geothrix oryzae genomic DNA contains:
- the rpmF gene encoding 50S ribosomal protein L32, which translates to MPNPKRRHSKARRDRRRTHDALEVMSASTCPNCQTPKLPHRVCPSCGFYRGKLAVRVAETA; encoded by the coding sequence GCCGAATCCCAAGCGCCGCCATTCCAAGGCCCGCCGCGACCGCCGGCGCACCCACGACGCGCTGGAAGTCATGAGCGCCAGCACCTGCCCGAACTGCCAGACCCCCAAGCTGCCGCACCGCGTGTGCCCCAGCTGCGGGTTCTACCGCGGCAAGCTGGCCGTTCGCGTCGCCGAGACGGCTTAA